GACCTCTCCGACCAGGAAGCCATCAGCTCCCTGTTCTCCACCAACCAGTTCACCCATGTGGTCAACCTGGCTGCCCAGGCGGGCGTGCGCTACAGCCTTGAGAACCCCATGGCCTACGTGCAGTCCAACATCGTGGGCTTCACCAACCTGCTGGAAGGCTGCCGCCACAACAACGTGAAGCACTTCGTGTTCGCCTCCTCCAGCTCGGTGTACGGGCTGAACACGAACATGCCGTTCTCGGTGCACAACAACGTGGACCACCCCATCAGCCTGTACGCGGCCTCCAAAAAGTCCAACGAGCTGATGGCCCACTCCTACAGCTACCTGTACGGGCTGCCCTGCACCGGCCTGCGCTTCTTCACCGTGTACGGCCCCTGGGGCCGCCCGGACATGGCCCTGTTCCTCTTCACCAAGGCAATCCTTGAGGACCAGCCCATCCAGGTTTTCAACCACGGCAAGATGCGCCGGGACTTCACCTACATCGACGACATCGTGGAAGGCGTGGTGCGCGTCACGCAGCACATCCCCACCGCCAACCCCAAGTGGGACAGCAACAACCCTGATCCCGGCACCAGCGTCTGCCCCTACAAGATCTACAACATCGGCAACAACAACATCGTCGAGCTGTCCGCCTATATCGAGGCCATCGAGAAGGCGCTCGGCAAACAGGCCAAGAAGATCATGCTCCCCATGCAGCCCGGCGATGTTCCCGCCACGTTCGCCAATGTGGACGACCTCATCGAGGACGTGGACTTCCGTCCCTCTACGAGCATTGAATACGGCATTTCTCGATTCATTGAGTGGTACAGGGAGTACTACAAGGCCTGATTCTATTGACAGCGTGGCGTGCGTTCCTTACGACTTCAAAGAATTTCAACTCACCCCCCAACGACCACAATAAAGGTAATGGAGATGGATTTCAGCGCGTTGAAAGCCTCGATGGATGAGACCTTTCAGAAAATTCTGGATTTGACCCAGGACGGGCAGATGCCCGACGAAAAACTCGCCAATCAGTTCGCCCGCCTCACCACCCAGTTGCACATGCAGGCTGACGAAGCCTGGGCTGGTGAAGCTGAAGATTTCGCCCATCTTGCCAACCAACTGCTCCAGGCCGTGAAAAAGGGCAAACGCGAAGATTCTATCCGCCTTGTGGATTCCCTTCAGGACGCCCAGGACTACTGCCATCGGACCTACAAATCCTAGATTGTTTCACGTGAAACAATCCGGGTGACTACCGGAGGATCGGTGCTATGGCCCGATGCATTGTGATCGCCAACCAGAAGGGTGGGGTGGGTAAGACCACTACGGCCGTCAATCTGGCCGCGGCCCTGGCGGTGATGGAAAAAAAAACCCTGCTGATCGACTGCGATCCGCAGGGTAACGCTTCCAGCGGTCTGGGCATCTACCCGGACGACTTCACCGAGAACCTCTATTCCGTCCTGTACGAGCCGTCCAAGGCAAGGGAAGCGGTCTACGAGACCTCCTTCCCCTATCTGCACGTGCTGCCATCCACCTCCGATCTTGTGGCGGCCGACATCGAGCTGGTGGACAAGCCCGGCCGAGAAATCTTCCTGCGCAACCTCGTGGGGGAGCTGGGCTCGGACTACGAGTTCATCCTGCTCGATTGCCCCCCGTCCCTGGGACTTGTGACGCTCAACGCCCTGTGCGCCGCAGGCGAGCTCCTGGTGCCCCTGCAGTGCGAGTACTACGCACTGGAAGGCGTGGCCCAGCTGCTCAAAACCTTCGAGCTGGTGCGCAAGCGCTTCAACACGGGGTTGCAGCTCCTGGGCGTGGTCATGACCATGTACGACGGGCGCAACAAGCTCAATCGGCACGTGAAGCGCGAAATCTGGAAGTGCTTCCCCAAGCACCACTTCGAGACGCTCATCCCGCGCAACGTGCGCGTGTCGGAAGCCCCGAGCTACGGCATGTCCGTCATCGGCTACGACGTGAAGTCCAAGGGTGCGGAGGCCTATCTGGCCCTGGCCAAGGAAGTGTTGTGCAGGGTCCCCGCCTGAGCGGGGAAGGAAAGTGAAATCAAGGGCAGGAGCCGGGTGGCTCCTGCCTTTTTATTTTTCGACGAAGGGGCGGCACTCCACGTCCACGTGCTTCTTGAAGTGCTTCTTGATGATGCGGGCCTTGCATTCCTGGCACTGGAAGTTGACCATCCCGCCCATGCTAGCCGAGCGCAGCCTGAAAATGCGGGGTTCATCCTTTTGCCAGTCGTCGGTATGGGAGCCGCACAGTTCGCAGCTGACGTCGGTAGGCATGGGGTAGTTGAAATCCCAGAACTGGGACAGGGCTTCCCAATCCTTGATGGGTTCGGGCTGCTCCTTGACGGTCTCGGGGGAGAGGGCCTCAAGGGCTTTGTCGATGGCGGGGGAAAGGATCGCCTCGGCCTTGCGCCAGAGTTCGGGGCTCAGCCAGATGCCTACCAGGTTGCGATCCTGGTCGTAGAGGGGTTCGAAATGGTTTTTAATTCCGGTCACGTCATCCTCCAGGAAAAAGACGGTTAGAGTCGGGTGGTTGCGGTTGCGTTTGGTTCAGGCTTGAGGGTAAGGAGTTCGAAGATGATGTCAAGAAGTGCGCATAATGCGGCGAAGGGGGGGCCTATGGCCGGAGCGAAAGGGTTGGGACGCGGGCTCGACGTCCTGCTCAAGGGCATGGCGGTGGATCGGGATCATCCTGAAGTGACGGTGCTCAAACTGGAGGACATCGTCCCCAACCCGCGCCAGCCCAGGCTCGAATTCGATCCCCAGGCCTTGAAGGATTTGGCCAGCTCCATCAAGGAGCAGGGCGTGCTCCAGCCCATCCTGGTGCGCCCGCTCAAGGGCGCTGCCCACGGCTACGAACTGGTGGCGGGCGAACGCAGGCTGCGCGCCAGCAAACTGGCCGAGCTGACCGAGATTCCCGCCATCGTGCGGGAGGTCAGCGAGGAGCAGAGCCTGGCCCTGGCCCTCATCGAGAACCTGCAGCGCGAAAACCTCAACGCCCTGGAAGAGGCCAAAGGCCTGGACCAGCTGCTCAACGCCTTCGGCCTGAGCCAGGAGGCCCTGGCCCAGCGCGTGGGCAAGAGCCGTTCGGCCGTGGCCAACAGCCTGCGCCTCCTGCAGCTGCCGCAGGCCATCCAGGACAGCCTCTTCCAGGACGGCATCAGCGCCGGCCATGCCCGGGCGCTGCTCTCCATCACGGACCCCGCCGTGCAGGAGGCCCTGTGGAGCCGCATCGTGGAGCGGGGCCTCTCGGTGCGCGAAACCGAGGACATGGCCGCCCACTGGAAACAGCACGGCGTGCTCCCCGACGTGCTGCCCGGCCCTGTTGAGCCCAAACCCCGGGGCGCCGCCAGGAAGCGTCCGGCCCTGCCGGAGGAGCTGGCGGGCATCCAGGGCCGCCTGCAGGAAAAATTCAAGCCCAAGGTGAAGATCAGCGGAGACCAGGGGCGCGGCAAGATCACCTTCAGCTACGCCTCCCCGCAGGAACTCCAGGCGCTGCTTGACGAGTGGGGGCTTGCCGATGGCTGAGATTCCGGGCCCGCCGCTGATCGCTGACCCGCGGGCTCTCGCCGCGGCCGTGGACCGGCTGGCCGGGGTTCCGGTGCTGGTGGTGGGCGACGTCATGCTCGACCATTATCTTTCCGGCGATGCGGAGCGCATCTCGCCGGAAGCTCCCGTGCCCGTGGTGCAGGTCACCGGGGAGCGCCATATCCTGGGCGGGGCGGGCAACGTGGTGCGCAACATCGCGGCCCTGGGCGGCAGGCCCGAACTGGTGAGCGTTGTGGGGGCGGACGACCCCGGCCGCGCCATCCAGGATCTGTTGGGCCGCGAGGGGGTCTCCTGCCACCTGGTGGCCGAGAAGAACCGCAAGACCACCATCAAGACCCGCGTCATCGTGCGCAACCAGCAAATGGTGCGCGTGGACAGGGAGGACACCGCCCCCCTGGCCGGGCAGAGCCTGGCGGCACTGGAGTCCATCCTGCGGGATGTGGCGGGCTCCCAAGGCATTGTAGTGGTCTCGGACTACGGCAAGGGCGTGGTCAGCGAGACCGTGATGCGCGTGCTGCGCTCCCTCAAGGAGGAGCGCGGGGGTGGCCTCACCGTGCTGGTGGACCCGAAGGTGGTCAACACAGGGTTGTATACCGGGGTGGACTTGCTCACGCCCAACGCCAAGGAAGCAGGAGAAATGGCGGGAATAGCCGCCAAGGGCCGTGAAGGCGTGATTCGCGCCGGGCTCGCCATCTTCAAGAAGCTGCGCTGTGCCCAGCTCTGCGTTACGCTGGGCCCGGATGGGATGGCCGTGTTCACCCGGCCGGGTTCGGTGCTGCACGTGCCCACCGTGGCGCGCCAGGTCTTCGACGTGACCGGCGCTGGCGACACGGTCATGGCGGTGCTTGCCCTGGCCCTGGGTGCCGGCATGGAGCTGCCGGAGGCGAGCATTCTGGCCAATTACGCGGCCGGTTACGTGGTGGGGCAGGTGGGCACGGCAACCGTGGGGCCGCAGGAACTTCGCGAGGCGCTCACGACGCTTCGCCAGCCTGAAGTGGAGCGGTGGCTGGAAATACAATGAAGGTGGTTCGTCATGTCCGATGAACAACAGACGCCCTGGACAGCCACGGCCGACCCCGCGACAGGTTCGGCACGCATTGAAGGCGAGATGGATTTCACCAATTCCCTTGCCGTGCGGGACTGGCTGAAGGATTTCTGCTCCAAGACCACCGGTGAGCTGAAACTGGACCTGGAGGGCCTGCGCTACATCGACAGCTCCGGGCTGGCCATCCTCATCGAGATACGCAAGTTCCTGGTCGCCCGGCAGCGCAGCGTACGCATCCTCAAGGTGTCCTCCCAGGTGAGCAAGCTCTTTTCCCTGACCCAGATCGGCGAACTCTTCGGGATATAGGACGCCACCATGACGAGCGATTTCGAAAAGTTTATCTGGCTCGTCAACCGTCTCCTGGGCTGCCTGCGCCGTCCTTTCACGGGCAAGCCCTACATGCGCTGGCAGACCTGGCGTCATTTCTCCTGGATCGGCGCCGACTCCCTCCCCATCGTCAGCATCATCGCATCCTGCACCGGCATCATCCTGGCCCTGCAATCCGCAGCGCAACTCGAGAAGGTGGGCGCGCTCTCATACGTGGCCAATTTGGTGGGCATCAGCATCGTCATGGAGCTGGGACCGCTGCTCACGGCGCTCATCCTGGCGGGCAGGGCGGGGGCTGCCTTTACGGCCGAGATCGCCACCATGAAGATCTCGGAGGAGATCGACGCGCTGGAGGTCATGGGGCTGGACAGCGTGCGCTATCTGGTCTGGCCCAAATGCGTGGCCATGTTCCTGATGATGCCCCTGCTCACGCTCTGGGCCGACTTCACCGGCATCATGGCGGGCGGGCTGTTCTCCACCTTTGTCCTGGGGCTCTCAGGCCCGGGCTACTACGAACAGACCGCGAGCTTCATCAGCATGCGCAACTTGTTTTCAGGCCTGATCAAGAGTTTCGCTTTCGGCCAGGCTATCACGCTCATCGGCTGCTGGCAGGGGTTTCTGGCCCGCGAGGGGGCGCTGGACGTCGGCACAAGGACCACGCGCTCCGTGGTGCAGTCCATCTTCCTGATCGTCCTGCTGGACCTGTTCTTCACCGCGCTGACCTACATGGTTACCTGAGATGGATGAAGACTGGCTGACAGGACACGGTGCCCCGGACGTCACCCTGGAGGGGGTCAGCGCGGGCTACAACGGCAGGATGATATTGCAGGATATCAACACGGTGCTGCCCCAGGGGCGTATTTCCGTCATCCTGGGCGGGTCCGGGGGCGGCAAGTCCACGCTGCTCAAGACGATTCTGGGCCTGTTGCCCCCAACGGAAGGGCGCGTGCTCATAGGCGGGCAGGATCTCTACGGCCCGGAGGGGGCCTCCCTGCGGGACATCCGCCGCCGGATGGGCGTGCTGTTCCAGGACGGGGCCTTGCTCGGCTCGCTGCCGCTCGACGAGAACGTGGCCCTGCCCCTGCGCGAGCATACGTCCCTGGACGAGGAGACCATCGAGACGGTGGTCGCGCTCAAGCTGCGGCTGGTGGGGCTGGAGCCCTTCGCGGGGTATTTTCCCGCGGAGCTTTCGGGCGGAATGCGCAAGCGGGCGGGGCTGGCCAGGGCCTTGGCCATGGACCCGCGCATCCTGCTGTGCGACGAGCCGACATCCGGGCTGGACCCCATCACGGCGGCCGACCTGGACCAGATGATCCTTGAGCTCAAGGAGGCCTTCAACATGACCGTGGTCGTGGTTTCCCACGATCTGCAGAGCGTGTTCCGCATCGCGGACAACGTCGTCATGCTCAACAAGGGCCGCACCGTGTTCCAGGGCGGCGTCCAGGCCCTGCGCGACAGCACGGACCCGTTCCTCAGGCAGTTTCTCGACCGTCAGCCATCCAAGCGCCTGCCGGCGCAGGAAAAACAATAGGAGCAGTCACGGTGTTCTCCAAGACAGCTCACGGCCGGAACACGGCCAAGGCCTTCGCCGCCATCGCCCTGTGCCTCGCGATCCTGGGGGCCTTCAGCGTCGTTCTCGGCGGCTTCCGCTTCTGGGAAAAGCTCGAAATCTACAACTTGCGCTTCCGCAGCGTGAAGGACCTCTCCGCGGGCAGGCCCGTGAAGTACGGCGGCCTGGATGTGGGGCGAATCCTCTCCATCGGGGTGGACCCGGAAGACCCGCGCCTGATCCGCGTGGTCATCGGCCTGAGCTCGCCGGTGCCGATCCGTGAGGGCGTGGTGGCCAGGATCGCCCAGAAGGGATTGGTGGGCGATTATTACGTGTTCCTAGACCCGCAGGGCACCCTGGGCGAGGTGCAGCCCCCAGGATCCTTCATCAAGACCATGGAGACGGTGGACGTGGCCCAACTGGCGGGCATGGCGGGGGAGATACTCTCCGAACTCAGGCCCCGTCTGGAGCGCATCGCGGCGCACATGGAAGACGTCCTCAGCAGCGAAAATACAGCCAATATCAAGGAATTAATGGAGAAAGCGCCGAAGCTCGTGGAGGAGCTCAACCGCACGGCCATGCAGGTGCGCAACGATTTCAGCACCTTCGCCACCAGCGGAAAGGGCACGGCGGAGCAGGCTACCAAGGCCCTGAAAACATTCGATGATACGTTGCGATCCATCCAGGTGGAGGTCGACAAGACCCTCGTCAGCATGCGCGGGGAGATCCACGCCGTGGGGGCTTTGACCAGTACCGTGCACAAGGCCGTGGCGCACGATCAGGCCCAGCTGGAGGATATCCTGGCCAATATCGAGCGGATGAGCGAAGACGTGAAGCAACTGGCATCCCGTCTGCGGGAGAGGCCCTGGGAGCTTTTGCAGAAGCCGCAGGAGGTGAGGAAATGAAGCGCCATCCGATGATGTGGCTCGTGCTGCTGGCTGCCCTGAGCGGATGCATGGGCAAGCCCGGCCCGGCGGAGCAGTATCTGCGCGTGCTGGGGCATGAACCCGAGTGCGCCAAGGCGGGGGCGCAGCCCACGGCGCAAGGGAAGCACACGCCGGTGCTGGCGATACGTTCCTTCAAGACCCTGGACGCGCTGGACAGGCAGGGCGTGATGGTGGCCGAGGGCAAGGTCATGCAGGCCAGCCAGCGCTGGTACTGGGAGGCTGCCCCCGGCAAGCTGGTGGAGCAGTCCGTGGTGCGAGCCGCCTGTGGAGAGGGCCTCTCGCCCGCGTGGCCGGTACGTTCGACAACTGAGGCCAGCCTGTGGCTCACTGGTCTGGTGAGCGATTTTTCGGTGCATGCCAGGGAAATGAGCGTGGTCCTGATTGTGGAGTGCCAGCTCTGGGACTCATCCGGCGGGGCGGTGCTGGGCAGCGGAACCTTCAAGGCGCGAGCTCCCTTGCCGGTGTTGGACGCCGGGGCCGTGGCCGACGCCGGTGAAAAAGCCCTGGCCGACGTGGCGGCCCAGATCGCCCGGTGGGCGCGGCAGTCGCTGCCCACGGTTGCTGCCCTGGGGGGCGGCCCCAAGGCGGGCAAGTGATGTTCAAGGCCATCGCGATGGTTGCGGAGGAGCGCATCCGCACGGCCATGGAGCGGGGGGAGTTCGACAACCTCAGCTGCGCGGGCCAACCCCTGGACCTCGACGATGACGCCCACGTGCCGCCTGAGCTGCGCATGGCTTACCGCCTGCTCAAGAACGGCGGCTACCTGGACGACGACGCGCGCCTCGAGCGCGAGATCAGTGACGTGGAGTCGCTGATGCCTAGGGATGGCGCGGAGCGGACCAAATTGCGCCAGATGCGCAAACTGCAGGTTATCGAATCCAGGTTCCAGGACCGTGCGGGCCGCTGCCTGCGCGTAAAAGATGACGATCCGTATTACGAGCAGGTCGTGGACGCCGTCAGCGTGAACATACCCAAGGAGCGGCCATGAGCATGGACAAGGACAGCCCGAAATGCCCGCCCGGCCTCATCAAAAGGCTGGGAGCCATACCCTTCGTGCGGTTCACGCCCGAGGGCGACCTAGTGATACCTTCCGCGAGGCTGGACGATTTCGTGCGCAGGTACCTGGAGCTGACCGACAACCGGGAGCACATGGAGCACCTCATCGCATACGTGCGCGATGACCGGCGGAACGACCCCTCAGGCTCGATGGACTAGTCCGTGATGGACTTGCGCCTGGGTATTTTAGTCGGCTCCCTGCTGGCCTGGGGTCTGTTGTCGTCAGGTCACGCCCCGGCCTGGGCGCAGAACTGCGACAACCCGGCCACTGACCAGGACATGGCCGAGTGCGCCGGGTTGCGTCTGCGCGCCGCCGAGCGCGATATGGCCGTTTTGTTGGACAGGCTGGAGCAGTCCGAGGACAAGGAGCTGGTGGAGGCCCTGCGCGGCGCTCAGCAGGCCTGGACGGCCTGGAGGGAGGCCGAAGGGAGATTGGCTTCGGTGGGGGCCAGGGACCCCGTGCTCAAGCTCTACGCGCGCAAGAAGCAGGAAGCCCAGATGACGGAAGACCGCGTGAAGGACCTCAAGAGCCTGGCCGAATGATCTCGGCGGCCGTTCTGGCCGCCGTTCCTAGCGTTTCCTGAACGAACATCCCCACATGGCCTCGCGCAGCGGCAGCCCGGGCTGCGGCTCGGCCGAGCCGATCCGCTCCCACCCCGCCTTCTCCAGAAATGCGGCCTGGGCCTCGTTCTCGCCCTTGGTCATGGTGCAGGTGGCGTAGACCAGGTCCGCGCCGGAAGGCAGGAACTGGGAGAGCTGCTCCAGGATGGTGCGCTGCACCTTGGCCAGGTTGCGCACGTCGGCCAGGGTGCGCTTCCATTTGGAGTCGGGCCTGCGGCTCAGCACGCCGAGCCCGCTGCAAGGCGCGTCCACAAGCACGGTGCCGGGCTTGGAGCGCAGCGGCGGCCTGGAGGCGTCGGCCAGGAACACCAACGGTTTGTTCAAGCCCAACCTGAGGATTTCCCTGTCCAGCCCGCGCAGCCTGCGCATGTTGGAATCGGACGCCCACACGACTTCATGTCCCGCTTCAAGAAGCGCGGTGGTCTTGCCGCCGCGACCCGCGCAGCAATCCCAAACCGGCCCCTTCCAGGCGGGGGCGCCAAGCTTGGCCAGCAGATAACCCGCGGAAACAGTCTGGCGCGAGAGCCTGCCCTGGGCCTCGGCCTCAAGCAGCCCGGGGTCGGCTGCGGAAAGGGAGGAGGGCAGGGCCGCGAAGAAGGGGAAGGCACCGGCGGCCCACTCGTAGGTCCCTTCGATCTTGGCGTAGAATTCGCGCGCGTCGGGCTTGGCTGCGTTGACGCGCAGCCCGGTCAGCGGCGGCAGCAGCTGGGCCTGCATGAGCTCCTCGGCCCGCTTGTGACCGTAATCGTCCATCCAGAGCTTCACCAGCCATTCCGGCAAGGAGTACCAGGCCGCCAAGGACTGCGTATTACGATTGGCGTCCGTAACGTAGTACTCGCGTTTCATGGCGTCGGGGCCAAGGGCCTGGATGCGGCGCAGCACGGCGTTGGCCAGGTTGGCCTGGGTCTGGCCCAGACGGGCCTTCACCGCGTTCACGGCCCAGGAGAGCGTGGCGTGGGGCGGGATGCCGTCCAGGAAGAGCAGCTCGTAGATGGCCACGCCGAGCACCCGCATGATGAGCGGGTGCGTGCGCTCGGGCTTGGAGAGGTGTTTGGCCGCCAGGTGCTCCATGCGGCCCTTGTAGCGCAGGTAGCCGTAGACCAGCTCCGTTGCCAGGGCCTTGTCCCTGGGGTCGGGTGAGAGCGAGCGGAGGGTGGCGTCCAGGCCGGCCTGAAGGTCCTGGCCGGAGCCGCCGCCAACGGGAAGGATGCGCTCCAGGGAGGCCAGCGCGGCCATCCTGGAGGGGGGAAGAATCTGTTCGGCGGGCATCAGGCCTCTCCGTGTTTGCTGTCGAGTATGGAGCCGGGCTTGGGAGCAAGCCTGGGGATCACGGGGGCGGGTGCGGCCTTGGAGCCGAGGAAGTGACGCAGGGTATTCTCCAGTACGGTCAGGGGGACCAGGGTGTCGAGGCATGGGCCTTGGGGGCGTTCGTTGAGCACCCCGAAGACGGGCAGGGGGTAGGCGTCCTGGATGCCGCTGGCCAGGTCGCGCTCGCAGGCGACGGCTATGATGAGCCGGGGCCGGGTCTGCACCACGATGCGCCGGGCGATGGTGCCGCCGGTGGCGATGGCCATGTGCACGCCGTAGGCCTCGGTCAGGGCCAGCAGGCCGTGCACGGGGCACTGGCCGCAGCGCTTGCAGTTGAAGATGTCGTAGGTCAGGCGCACGGAGCAGCGCGAGGAC
This sequence is a window from Fundidesulfovibrio soli. Protein-coding genes within it:
- a CDS encoding NAD-dependent epimerase encodes the protein MKFLITGAAGFIGFHLSRRLLGMGHTVVGLDNLNPYYSVALKKDRLKILQQSEQFTFVKADLSDQEAISSLFSTNQFTHVVNLAAQAGVRYSLENPMAYVQSNIVGFTNLLEGCRHNNVKHFVFASSSSVYGLNTNMPFSVHNNVDHPISLYAASKKSNELMAHSYSYLYGLPCTGLRFFTVYGPWGRPDMALFLFTKAILEDQPIQVFNHGKMRRDFTYIDDIVEGVVRVTQHIPTANPKWDSNNPDPGTSVCPYKIYNIGNNNIVELSAYIEAIEKALGKQAKKIMLPMQPGDVPATFANVDDLIEDVDFRPSTSIEYGISRFIEWYREYYKA
- a CDS encoding GAK system XXXCH domain-containing protein — its product is MDFSALKASMDETFQKILDLTQDGQMPDEKLANQFARLTTQLHMQADEAWAGEAEDFAHLANQLLQAVKKGKREDSIRLVDSLQDAQDYCHRTYKS
- a CDS encoding ParA family protein, with protein sequence MARCIVIANQKGGVGKTTTAVNLAAALAVMEKKTLLIDCDPQGNASSGLGIYPDDFTENLYSVLYEPSKAREAVYETSFPYLHVLPSTSDLVAADIELVDKPGREIFLRNLVGELGSDYEFILLDCPPSLGLVTLNALCAAGELLVPLQCEYYALEGVAQLLKTFELVRKRFNTGLQLLGVVMTMYDGRNKLNRHVKREIWKCFPKHHFETLIPRNVRVSEAPSYGMSVIGYDVKSKGAEAYLALAKEVLCRVPA
- a CDS encoding ParB/RepB/Spo0J family partition protein; the encoded protein is MAGAKGLGRGLDVLLKGMAVDRDHPEVTVLKLEDIVPNPRQPRLEFDPQALKDLASSIKEQGVLQPILVRPLKGAAHGYELVAGERRLRASKLAELTEIPAIVREVSEEQSLALALIENLQRENLNALEEAKGLDQLLNAFGLSQEALAQRVGKSRSAVANSLRLLQLPQAIQDSLFQDGISAGHARALLSITDPAVQEALWSRIVERGLSVRETEDMAAHWKQHGVLPDVLPGPVEPKPRGAARKRPALPEELAGIQGRLQEKFKPKVKISGDQGRGKITFSYASPQELQALLDEWGLADG
- a CDS encoding bifunctional heptose 7-phosphate kinase/heptose 1-phosphate adenyltransferase, encoding MAEIPGPPLIADPRALAAAVDRLAGVPVLVVGDVMLDHYLSGDAERISPEAPVPVVQVTGERHILGGAGNVVRNIAALGGRPELVSVVGADDPGRAIQDLLGREGVSCHLVAEKNRKTTIKTRVIVRNQQMVRVDREDTAPLAGQSLAALESILRDVAGSQGIVVVSDYGKGVVSETVMRVLRSLKEERGGGLTVLVDPKVVNTGLYTGVDLLTPNAKEAGEMAGIAAKGREGVIRAGLAIFKKLRCAQLCVTLGPDGMAVFTRPGSVLHVPTVARQVFDVTGAGDTVMAVLALALGAGMELPEASILANYAAGYVVGQVGTATVGPQELREALTTLRQPEVERWLEIQ
- a CDS encoding STAS domain-containing protein; its protein translation is MSDEQQTPWTATADPATGSARIEGEMDFTNSLAVRDWLKDFCSKTTGELKLDLEGLRYIDSSGLAILIEIRKFLVARQRSVRILKVSSQVSKLFSLTQIGELFGI
- a CDS encoding MlaE family ABC transporter permease, coding for MTSDFEKFIWLVNRLLGCLRRPFTGKPYMRWQTWRHFSWIGADSLPIVSIIASCTGIILALQSAAQLEKVGALSYVANLVGISIVMELGPLLTALILAGRAGAAFTAEIATMKISEEIDALEVMGLDSVRYLVWPKCVAMFLMMPLLTLWADFTGIMAGGLFSTFVLGLSGPGYYEQTASFISMRNLFSGLIKSFAFGQAITLIGCWQGFLAREGALDVGTRTTRSVVQSIFLIVLLDLFFTALTYMVT
- a CDS encoding ABC transporter ATP-binding protein; translated protein: MDEDWLTGHGAPDVTLEGVSAGYNGRMILQDINTVLPQGRISVILGGSGGGKSTLLKTILGLLPPTEGRVLIGGQDLYGPEGASLRDIRRRMGVLFQDGALLGSLPLDENVALPLREHTSLDEETIETVVALKLRLVGLEPFAGYFPAELSGGMRKRAGLARALAMDPRILLCDEPTSGLDPITAADLDQMILELKEAFNMTVVVVSHDLQSVFRIADNVVMLNKGRTVFQGGVQALRDSTDPFLRQFLDRQPSKRLPAQEKQ
- a CDS encoding MlaD family protein is translated as MFSKTAHGRNTAKAFAAIALCLAILGAFSVVLGGFRFWEKLEIYNLRFRSVKDLSAGRPVKYGGLDVGRILSIGVDPEDPRLIRVVIGLSSPVPIREGVVARIAQKGLVGDYYVFLDPQGTLGEVQPPGSFIKTMETVDVAQLAGMAGEILSELRPRLERIAAHMEDVLSSENTANIKELMEKAPKLVEELNRTAMQVRNDFSTFATSGKGTAEQATKALKTFDDTLRSIQVEVDKTLVSMRGEIHAVGALTSTVHKAVAHDQAQLEDILANIERMSEDVKQLASRLRERPWELLQKPQEVRK
- a CDS encoding ABC-type transport auxiliary lipoprotein family protein is translated as MKRHPMMWLVLLAALSGCMGKPGPAEQYLRVLGHEPECAKAGAQPTAQGKHTPVLAIRSFKTLDALDRQGVMVAEGKVMQASQRWYWEAAPGKLVEQSVVRAACGEGLSPAWPVRSTTEASLWLTGLVSDFSVHAREMSVVLIVECQLWDSSGGAVLGSGTFKARAPLPVLDAGAVADAGEKALADVAAQIARWARQSLPTVAALGGGPKAGK
- a CDS encoding DnaJ family domain-containing protein, translating into MFKAIAMVAEERIRTAMERGEFDNLSCAGQPLDLDDDAHVPPELRMAYRLLKNGGYLDDDARLEREISDVESLMPRDGAERTKLRQMRKLQVIESRFQDRAGRCLRVKDDDPYYEQVVDAVSVNIPKERP
- a CDS encoding lysozyme inhibitor LprI family protein, with translation MDLRLGILVGSLLAWGLLSSGHAPAWAQNCDNPATDQDMAECAGLRLRAAERDMAVLLDRLEQSEDKELVEALRGAQQAWTAWREAEGRLASVGARDPVLKLYARKKQEAQMTEDRVKDLKSLAE
- a CDS encoding transcription antitermination factor NusB, which encodes MPAEQILPPSRMAALASLERILPVGGGSGQDLQAGLDATLRSLSPDPRDKALATELVYGYLRYKGRMEHLAAKHLSKPERTHPLIMRVLGVAIYELLFLDGIPPHATLSWAVNAVKARLGQTQANLANAVLRRIQALGPDAMKREYYVTDANRNTQSLAAWYSLPEWLVKLWMDDYGHKRAEELMQAQLLPPLTGLRVNAAKPDAREFYAKIEGTYEWAAGAFPFFAALPSSLSAADPGLLEAEAQGRLSRQTVSAGYLLAKLGAPAWKGPVWDCCAGRGGKTTALLEAGHEVVWASDSNMRRLRGLDREILRLGLNKPLVFLADASRPPLRSKPGTVLVDAPCSGLGVLSRRPDSKWKRTLADVRNLAKVQRTILEQLSQFLPSGADLVYATCTMTKGENEAQAAFLEKAGWERIGSAEPQPGLPLREAMWGCSFRKR